In Colletotrichum higginsianum IMI 349063 chromosome 1, whole genome shotgun sequence, one genomic interval encodes:
- a CDS encoding GTPase-activator protein for Ras-like GTPase, producing MSVMLQTPSRASTASSSSFQPLSRQNTMSSYDGSRSARQSKRYSMSALYMSMSANETDLEIEDDLAKAQKILRELKSKISSQSKKNFVLEKDVRYLDSRIALLIQNRMALEEQNEVASHLEDATDMQEGAFPNDDKTQKYGNLMFLLQSEPRHIAHLCRLVSMSEIDSLLQTVMFTIYGNQYESREEHLLLTMFQSVLTYQFDNTPEYSSLLRANTPVSRMMTTYTRRGPGQSFLKSVLADRINSLIELKDLDLEINPLKVYERMIEQIEEDTGTLPASLPKGITAEQAAENSQVQAIIEPRLTMLTEIANGFLTTIIDGLEEAPYGIRWICKQIRSLTKRKYPDANDQVICTLIGGFFFLRFINPAIVTPKSYMLIDGQPAERPRRTLTLIAKMLQNLANKPSYAKEPYMAKLQPFIHQNKERINKFMLDLCEVGDFYESLEMDNYVALSKKDLELSITLNEIYAMHALIEKHNGELCKDDNSHLGIIMSELGGAPAQVPRKENRVINLPLFSRWETAIDDLTAALDITQEEVYFMEAKSVFVQIMRSIPSNSSVARRPLRLERVADAAATSRNDAVMVRKGIRAMELLSQLQELKVLDKSDQFGLLRDEVEQELQHLGSLKDGVIQETSKLEEVYKTIRDHNTYLVGQLETYKSYLHNVRSQSEGTKRKQQKQQVLGPYKFTHQQLEKEGVIQKSNVPDNRRANIYFNFTSPLPGTFVISLHYKGRNRGLLELDLKLDDLLEMQKDGQDDLDLEYVQFNVTKVLTLLNKRFARKKGW from the exons ATGTCCGTTATGTTGCAAAcgccttctcgagcttcaaccgcttcttcgtcctccttcCAACCCCTTTCCCGCCAAAACACGATGTCCTCCTATGATGGATCGCGGTCCGCCCGCCAGTCCAAGCGGTACTCCATGTCCGCGCTGTACATGTCCATGTCGGCGAACGAGACTGACCTGGAGATTGAGGATGACCTAGCCAAAG CCCAGAAAATCCTTCGCGAGTTGAAGTCCAAGATCTCCTCGCAATCAAAGAAGAACTTCGTCCTTGAAAAGGACGTGCGATACCTCGATTCACGAATTGCTCTGCTCATCCAGAATCGAATGGCATTGGAGGAGCAGAACGAGGTCGCTAGCCATCTCGAAGACGCCACCGATATGCAGGAGGGTGCGTTccccaacgacgacaagacgcAAAAGTACGGCAACCTCATGTTCTTGCTGCAATCCGAGCCAAGACACATTGCGCACTTGTGCCGCTTGGTATCCATGTCTGAGATCGACTCTCTTCTTCAGACCGTCATGTTCACCATCTATGGAAACCAATACGAGAGTCGCGAAGAGCACCTGCTCCTGACCATGTTCCAG TCTGTTCTCACATACCAATTCGACAATACCCCCGAATACTCATCGCTTCTGCGCGCCAACACCCCCGTGTCGCGAATGATGACGACCTACACACGGAGAGGACCAGGTCAAAGTTTCCTGAAGTCAGTCCTGGCGGATAGAATCAATAGTCTGATCGAGCTGAAGGATCTCGACCTGGAGATCAACCCTCTCAAGGTCTACGAGCGCATGATTGAGCAGATCGAGGAGGACACTGGCACGCTGCCTGCTTCCCTTCCCAAGGGCATCACTGCCGAGCAGGCTGCCGAGAACTCGCAGGTCCAAGCCATTATCGAGCCGCGCCTGACCATGCTCACCGAGATTGCTAACGGCTTCTTGACGaccatcatcgacggcctcgaggaggctcCTTATGGCATCAGGTGGATATGCAAGCAGATCCGCAGCTTGACAAAGCGCAAGTACCCCGATGCTAATGACCAGGTTATTTGCACTCTGATCGGCggctttttcttcttgcgATTCATCAACCCCGCCATCGTCACACCAAAGTCATACATGCTTATCGACGGCCAGCCTGCCGAGCGCCCGAGGAGAACACTGACGTTGATTGCAAAGATGCTGCAGAATCTGGCCAACAAACCCTCGTACGCCAAGGAGCCGTACATGGCGAAGCTGCAGCCGTTCATTCACCAAAACAAGGAACGCATCAACAAGTTCATGCTCGACCTGTGCGAAGTGGGAGACTTCTATGAGAGCCTGGAGATGGACAACTACGTCGCACTTTCCAAGAAGGATCTGGAACTATCCATCACGTTGAACGAAATCTATGCCATGCACGCCCTGATCGAGAAGCATAACGGCGAGCTTTGTAAGGACGACAACTCTCATCTGGGTATCATCATGTCGGAACTTGGGGGCGCCCCGGCGCAGGTTCCCCGCAAGGAGAACCGCGTCATCAACCTCCCCCTCTTCAGCAGATGGGAGACGGCAATCGACGACCTGACTGCGGCGCTCGACATCACGCAAGAGGAAGTGTACTTTATGGAAGCCAAATCCGTCTTTGTGCAGATCATGCGATCGATTCCCTCCAACAGCAGCGTTGCGCGACGACCCCTGCGACTGGAGAGAGTCGCGGACGCTGCGGCTACGAGCCGCAACGACGCCGTCATGGTTCGCAAGGGCATCAGAGCCATGGAGTTGCTGTCGCAACTGCAGGAACTGAAGGTCCTTGACAAAAGCGATCAGTTTGGACTATTGCGCGACGAGGTTGAGCAGGAACTACAGCATCTTGGTTCTCTCAAGGACGGTGTCATTCAGGAGACGAGCAAGTTGGAGGAGGTCTACAAGACCATCCGTGACCACAACACGTACCTCGTGGGTCAATTGGAGACATACAAGAGCTACCTTCACAACGTGCGGTCGCAGAGTGAGGGGACGAAGCGAAAGCAGCAAAAACAACAGGTCCTTGGGCCTTACAAGTTCACCCACCAGCAactggagaaggagggcgtCATCCAGAAGAGCAACGTCCCGGACAACCGCAGAGCCAACATTTACTTCAACTTCACGAGCCCTCTGCCGGGAACTTTCGTTATTTCCCTCCACTACAAGG GACGGAACCGTGGTCTCCTTGAGTTGGATCTCAAACTTGACGACCTGCTTGAGATGCAGAAAGATGGCCAGGACGACTTGGACCTTGAATACGTACAGTTCAATGTCACCAAGGTCCTCACTCTGCTAAACAAGCGGTTCGCAAGAAAGAAGGGCTGGTAA